The genomic window TGTCCAGTACTGGCCACGATGGGGTGAAGCTGGATCTGGCTCTGTCTGCCCAGGACGCGGTTATGGCCGCCGTGCACGGTCAGGCAAGGGTCGCCGAGGGTCCAGGCCACCGCCTCCCGCACGTAGAGGCAAACCGCGTCCTGCCAGCTGATCCAGTCAAGGATCCGGCCGGCGGCATCCAGCGACAACACGCGGGTCGAGTTCAAATCGGCCAGCTTTGGCACTTCCATCAGCATGCGTTCCGTCCTTCACCTCAGTAGCGAAAGAGCGCCCATCCATGCAACGGTGCTCGGGTTTTCCGCAGCATAGAACAAGTTGATTGCAAAACGCATGCAAAGAGCCGCGGATATAGTCTCAAAACCGGGGGTTGGACTGATTCGCCCCTGGGCCTGCGGCGCTGATATAGTGGCCGTTCATCTGTAGACCCGACGCCGGGTTTGGGAGGGGAAGCCTGGGTGGCGGCCCCGGCACGGCGGGGCAGAGGTAAGTAACGTGGCTGAAGTACTTTTCTACGAGCGTCCTGTGCCGCTCAATCGCACCGCACACAAGGATCTGCGCATCAAGGGGCTCACCAACCTCAAGTTTGCGCACAGCGTGCATTCCGTGCCGCTGACCTGCACCGAGTTCCCTGTCACCGCCCGCGACATCCCGATCCTGTTCGCCGGTCCCGACATGGCTAGCGCCGGTCCCATGGCACTGCTGGGTCTGCGCCAGAGCGAAAACCTGTTCCTGGATAACGAAGGCCAGTGGGCGCAGGGCATCTACATCCCGGCTTTCGTTCGCCGCTATCCGTTCGTGCTGGCCGAAAAGCCGGCGGGCACGGAAGGCGACGATTTCACCGTATTCCTCGATGAAGCCTACGAAGGCTTCAACGACAACGACGGCGAGCGTCTGTTCAAGGAAGACGGTTCCGAAACCGACGTGCTGAAGAACGCCGTAAACTTCCTTGGCGAATTCCAGCAGCACGTGGCGCGCACTCGTCAGTTCATGGAAGACCTGAAGAAGTATGACCTGCTCGAACCGCGCAACATTCGCCTGGAACGCAACGGCAACGTGCTCAACCTCAATGGTCTGTTCGTGATCAACGAGGAAAAGCTGCGCAAGATCGACGCCGAAACCGCGCATCGCTTCCTCACCGACGGCACCATGGGTTGGATCTACGCACACTTGCTGTCGCTGCAGAACATCGACCGCGTGAGCCAGCGTTTGGCCCAGCGTGAAGAAACCGAAGCGGCGAATCAGACCAAGAACTGATGGCTTGCGAAGTGATTGCGAAAAAGCCGCCCTCGAGGCGGCTTTTTCTTTGCTTGCACAACAAGCGTCTGTTTAGACTTGCGGCGCAATCGTGCTCAAGGCCGCACGGCAATAACCTCGATTTCCACTCGAAACCCTGGATTCGCCAACGCCGCCACCTGCACCGCCGAACGCGCTGGCAACTTGGGTTGTTCCTTCGTACCGAATAACTTTGTATAGCCGGCCATGAAACCGGCGAAGTCCATGTGTCCGTCGTGATCAGGATCGCCAACCAGGAACACATTCATCTTCACGATATCGCCCATATCCAGATGCATGGATTGCAACTGCTTCTGGATGTTGGTGAGTACGCCGACGGTTTGTGTTTCGGTATTGCCATAGGCTGATACGGAATCTTTCGCTGCCTTGGGGTCGGCCACAGGCGGTACATTGCCGCTTAGGTAGATGGTGGATTTTCCGGAAGGCACTTCTACCGCGGCGGATATCGGGAAATTGCTGTTGGGCATGCGATAGCGCTCCACGTCCTGCGCAGAGCTTGCGACCGATAGCAGCAGCGCAGCGAGTGCGGCAGCATGAATGACCTTGTGCATGACGCCTCTCCTCTTCATGGGCTGGATGGTGTTGGATGGTCTTGGGGATGCAGGGCGGCGACTTGGGCTGCCGTGATGCTGTCGCGATAATCGTTGCCGAAATGCGTGCGCACGTAGTTGATCACCTCGGCGATCTGCTCGTCGCTCAGCTTGGTGTCTTCGAAGAAGCTGCGTTGCGTGATGGGCTTCGTCGCAAACGAAGGCATGTCATGCCGGCCGAACAGGATGACAGCCGCCATGTAGGGCGCCGATACCAATTTGGGATTGCCAGTGAGCGCCGGATAGGTGCCTGCCCCCGTTGCGCCTTTGGCATCGTGCATGTGGCAGCCTTGGCAAATATGCTGGAAGATCTCTTCGCCATTGGCGTTCTTGATGCTGGTGCGCGTGTAGAGCGCATTGTCAGAAGACTGTGCCTTCACTGCACCAATGCCACCGAGCAGCACGGCGGCGCTACCCAGGCACAAGATCAGCCGATTCATGCGGCACCTCCGGCCACCATGCGTTGATGCAGCCGTGTGACTACATCCAACGCTGACGTGACGGCACCTTCCTGCCACGCCGGCAGATACGAGACATGTTCGCCGGCTAGTGCTATGCGCCCGTCGATCTGGCAGAGATTGCCGTAGTGCTTTGCGCGCAGTTCGTCCGACCAGGAGGCGAAACACCCCATGGTGAACGGTGCGCGATGCCACGCGACAGCGATGCCGTTTTCGAACTCCGTTTTGTATTGCGGATGAATCTGACTGCCGTATTCCACTGCCTTGCGAATCCGTTCCTCCGGCGTCATGGCCGTGAATTCGTAAGCATTGAGGCCCCAGATATAACCGCCCAGCAGCACGCCTTTGCCTTTGCTGTTGAAGTCGCTGCTGGGGTAGCTGATGTTGTTGATCGGCAAGTCGGTGGCAGTGATGCCACCATAGATGTCTTCATCTTCTTCCCAGAAGCGGCGCTTGAACTGCAAGCCCACCTTCACCGTGGCTGCATAGGGCACCGCACCAATGGCATTGGCCATGGACGCGCTGACGTTCATGGGAATCTGACTGAGAATGGAGAGTGGAATGGTGCAGATGCACCAGTCGCCATGTGCTTTCTGCGTTGAGCCGGGATGCCGCGCGTCCACATAGGAAACCGTGACGCCCTGCTCATCCTGCTGGATGCCAGTGACTTTGGCGTTGTAGTGAATCAGACCTTGCAGTTCGTGGCCGAATGCTTCGCCGATACGCCCCATGCCGCCGACCGGCTGAAACAGTGTGGTCTGGAATTCGAAGATTTCACCTTCCGTCAGGTTTCGCCACAGCTGTGAATTGAGCACGTCATGCAGTTGCAGCGGCTGTGAATCGGTGGGCTTGGCGGACAGTCCGCCACCAGGCAGCTTGTCATAGCCGCGACGATTGCTGACGGAAGGGCCTTGGGCATACGCGTAGTTCTTGTCGAGCGCGCCCCACTCGCGCAACGAGTCCAGTAACTGAGCCTGATCCTCTTTGCTGATCTGCGCATCCAGCTTGCCTTGCTGAGCCACCTTCGCCAGCAGCTCGGCCGTATGCCCGCGATAATCGGCATTGATCGTACGATAACGCTGCGGCTTGCCACCGAAGGCGTTCGCGCCGTGGAGGTAGGCGTTGTAATTGATCTGCACGAACGGCTCGAGCGGTACGTTGAGCTTCTTGCAGTAATCGAGCAGTCCGCGATGGTGATACGGGATGCGCCATGGTCCCGGGTTGATATACAGCCCGCGATCGAACTGGCAATGCTGTGTCTCGCCGCCCAGTTCGGTATAGGTGTCGCCGCCACGCAGCGTCCAGTTACGGCCGCCGGGACGCGCGTTGTATTCCAGCAGCTGCACTTTGTAGCCAGCCTGGCGCAACTCATAAGCGGCCACCATGCCTGCCAGCCCGGCGCCGAGTATCAGTACCGATGCGCCCCGTGGTGCGCCCTGCAGCTTCGGCGAGCCCTTATAGGGCGATTCTGCGGCAAATCCCAGACTGCTCATCGCCTGGTACATCGCTGCGCCACCGGCACTCAGCCCGATCATGCGCAGCAGATCGCGGCGCGTCATCGACGATTCCAACCCTTCCCCGTGCATCACTTACCCCTTGCAACATAAGTGATCAGCACATCGCATCTGGCGCGGAGGCGACAGTGACATAAGGCATGTTTACCAACACCCTGTG from Dyella caseinilytica includes these protein-coding regions:
- a CDS encoding SapC family protein; the encoded protein is MAEVLFYERPVPLNRTAHKDLRIKGLTNLKFAHSVHSVPLTCTEFPVTARDIPILFAGPDMASAGPMALLGLRQSENLFLDNEGQWAQGIYIPAFVRRYPFVLAEKPAGTEGDDFTVFLDEAYEGFNDNDGERLFKEDGSETDVLKNAVNFLGEFQQHVARTRQFMEDLKKYDLLEPRNIRLERNGNVLNLNGLFVINEEKLRKIDAETAHRFLTDGTMGWIYAHLLSLQNIDRVSQRLAQREETEAANQTKN
- a CDS encoding RidA family protein — its product is MHKVIHAAALAALLLSVASSAQDVERYRMPNSNFPISAAVEVPSGKSTIYLSGNVPPVADPKAAKDSVSAYGNTETQTVGVLTNIQKQLQSMHLDMGDIVKMNVFLVGDPDHDGHMDFAGFMAGYTKLFGTKEQPKLPARSAVQVAALANPGFRVEIEVIAVRP
- a CDS encoding c-type cytochrome, with amino-acid sequence MNRLILCLGSAAVLLGGIGAVKAQSSDNALYTRTSIKNANGEEIFQHICQGCHMHDAKGATGAGTYPALTGNPKLVSAPYMAAVILFGRHDMPSFATKPITQRSFFEDTKLSDEQIAEVINYVRTHFGNDYRDSITAAQVAALHPQDHPTPSSP
- a CDS encoding flavin monoamine oxidase family protein, which gives rise to MTRRDLLRMIGLSAGGAAMYQAMSSLGFAAESPYKGSPKLQGAPRGASVLILGAGLAGMVAAYELRQAGYKVQLLEYNARPGGRNWTLRGGDTYTELGGETQHCQFDRGLYINPGPWRIPYHHRGLLDYCKKLNVPLEPFVQINYNAYLHGANAFGGKPQRYRTINADYRGHTAELLAKVAQQGKLDAQISKEDQAQLLDSLREWGALDKNYAYAQGPSVSNRRGYDKLPGGGLSAKPTDSQPLQLHDVLNSQLWRNLTEGEIFEFQTTLFQPVGGMGRIGEAFGHELQGLIHYNAKVTGIQQDEQGVTVSYVDARHPGSTQKAHGDWCICTIPLSILSQIPMNVSASMANAIGAVPYAATVKVGLQFKRRFWEEDEDIYGGITATDLPINNISYPSSDFNSKGKGVLLGGYIWGLNAYEFTAMTPEERIRKAVEYGSQIHPQYKTEFENGIAVAWHRAPFTMGCFASWSDELRAKHYGNLCQIDGRIALAGEHVSYLPAWQEGAVTSALDVVTRLHQRMVAGGAA